The DNA region CGGCACGTGCGGCTGGACTCGGCGCCGCATTGATCACCATGCCGCTGTGGAGTACGTGGCTGGCGCGCCGGGCGCTGGGCTTACCGTGGAACGTGTCGCCGTGCGCCGTTGTGCCACTCGGGTGGCCGAAGGGTCGCTACGGCCCGACGACCCGCCGCCCCGTCGGCGACGTGGTGCACGTGGATCGGTACGGCAATCGGCCGTGGAGAAAGTCGTGACTCGTGTTCGTGCTCGTCGAGACGAACAGGTCGCGTTATGAGGGTCGCGTCTGGACAATGGACTTTGACGTGCGGAAGCGGCCGACGCAGTGTGTGCTTGCGCTCCTCGATGAACGCCAGCTGCGCTGCCTTGATGTCCTCGCGGCGGCTGGCAAATTTTCGCTTTGCAACCCATTTTCGGCCGGACCTCTAGGCCGCTTGCATCTCAACGACGAGACGCTTACCCAGTTGCGCCAGCGCTTCTTGCATCCGCGGCAACTTCGAGGGGTGCCGCGGGTCGAGCAGGCGGCGAACCTCCTTCTCATCGCACCCGAGTCGCCTTGCGAGATCGAGCTTTGTCAGCTTCGCTTCGCGAAGAGCGAGATACAAGGCCGCCTTGGCGGCCATCGGTGCCGAGACCGGCACCATGCGCTCACCGCGACGCGGCGGCGAGGCGGCGGGGATATCATCGCCCCGGCGAATGCGCCCAGCGATCGCTTCATCCAAGCAGTCCCTGGCCTGAGCCAGCGCCCCCTGGTCGTCGTCGCCTTCCGTAAGGGCCTCGGGGAGGTCCGGAAACCGGACGAGCACATTTCTCCGATGCCTTTCGAACTTGGCCGGATACACAAACCCGAAGTTCTTCATCAGTCCCTTGCCTTTCTACGACTCCTTCGGTCGTTACCGTACGTCCTCGCGGGTTAAGCCCAATTGCACCAGCATCGCAGCGAGCAGGCCAGGCGACAGTTCTTTACGCCGATCTTTCAGTACGGCGAACCGTTCTCCATAGTACACGGTGCCGTGGCTGCCCTTGCCTCGCTCCGCGCGAAAGACAACCCTCACTCCGCGTCCCCTTCCGAGCTTCTGCAGCCTGCGAAGGAACTCAGCCCCGGTCACCGGTGAAGCATCGGACAAGAATGTCCGAAAGTCAAAGCGTCAGAGAGCCGCCGAGCCGGCGCCGTGGCAGCGCAGCGTGGCGGAGGCGATCCGAAGGCTGAAGTGCCTGCTCCACTTCCCGGAGAGTGCCCCGGATGAGAGCCACATCGAGATCCGTGGGGTGTGCGTTCAGGATCGCGTGGACGTCGCGAGATCCTTGGCACGTCCGGCGAGCACTTTCATTACAACCACGTCTTCCGCACTGGCCACCCGGACACTGACGCCTTGGATGTTTCGCAACTGAGCGCGTTGCAGAAAGAGATCCTCGAGACCTGTACCCGCGAGGACCACGTCGACCGGTATTCCGGAGGCCGTATGCACCAGCGGGATGACTCGTGTGCGGGCGATGAACGTCTCCGCATCGGCGACGCGCAGCGTGAATCCCGCGTTCTGCAGCGCCGCGATGAGCTCGCCCGCGGCGTGTCCTTCGGCATCGACGGTGACGTCGACGTCCGCCGTCAGGCGCGCGGCGCCGTGCAGCAGCGCAGCCTGTGCGCCAAACAGGTACCATCGTGGCGTGATCGGTTCGAGCGCGGCGCGCAACGCCGCGAGCAGCTCAACGACGCGGGAAGGCATGCGCGGCGCGATCGAGGAGGCGCGTGAGTCGGATATGATGCTCGAGATCCTCGGCGCGATCCTCTTCGGAGGGCCAGTCCGGTCGCACCTGGTGCGCATGCTCCCTCAGCGCCTGACCGGCCCGCCAAGTGGCCTCGGCACCCTCTTTCCGGAATCGCCGTGCCCAGTAGCCCTGCTTTGATTCCGCGACGACGTCGTAGGCGCGCCCCATGAACGATCGTACCGCTATCGGATCCATCACCCACAAAATAGCGCGAATGCACAGCGGTTGCGACCGGTGGAAGAACGTGAGCCCTCGCGGATTAGGGTCAGGGCCATTGACTCTCGATTTTGTCGAACAACCCCAGGAATAACGCAGATCGAGAATCACGACGCTCAAATCTGCTTGAGGAGGAACGATCGTCTGGCCGCGAACGATCCTGCGGCATGGGCGCGCACAGTCGGAGGCGCGCCGGGCTCGCTTTAGTCGTCGCGGGGCTGGGGATCAGGGGCGGTTGGGAACGGCGGCGGCCGGCGGAATCCCCGAAACATTTCCGGGGTGAATGGTGATCACGACGCGCTCGTCGCCCGGGCGGTCGAACGGAGCGTGGAGGGCTGCGGGACGGTCCTAGTTTGCTAGATTGCTGACGTGGGGATTTTGAGCCGTAACTCCGCAACGGCCATCCTGATCGTCGAGCAAGAGGTCCGCGCGCTTTTCAGGATCGCCCGCCGCAAAGGACGGGGGAGATAAGCGAGTTCTGTTGTATGCTCAGCCAGTGGAGCGTAGAGTCCGAACGGCAATGAGGCGAAGCGATGCCGTTGAGACTCTACCCCGACGTGCGGGCTTCCGGCGTGGTGCCCGACACGTGGTTTCCCATCACAGGCGGCACGATCAAGTTTCCGGTACGCAACCGGGCGGTCTTGCGCGAGTTGCGGCGATTGCGTAGCGGACGTTGGAAGAAGGTGATCAGGGTGGGGACAACGGGCGAGGTTCATTACTTCGAGCACCAATCGGGCAACGTCGGCGGGGTCAAGTTCCTGCCGAGATTGGAGGAGCGATGAGAAGGAACAAGGCCTCACGAATCCAGCTGCCCACAACGATGCAGAATACCCACGAGCCGCTGGTGGTCTTTGCGCTCCTGAACCTCGGGCTGGCACAGTCGCTGGGGAGTGGCGTGATCACGCCCGAGGAGGCCGTCGAAACCTTCTACCACGGCGACAACTGCCTATTCGTACAACGGGATATTCGCAACAAGGTCGCCGCCGCCATCATGAGCCGCGGCGCGCAGCTGGCGGATCTCTTCGCCGTCTTGCCCGCAGCCGAGGCCCGGCGTGAGTTTTACGCCGAACTCGAAGCGATTCGGTCGCTCTGCCTGAAGTTGCTTGGCGGCGCGCGTTCGGCGAGTTTCGGCACTCGTGTCGCCGCCTAGGGCCTGCGGCCAGCGTGGGTGCGGCGGACCGCTCCCCGCCCGCACTCCAGAGGCTTCCGGCGGACGTGTTGGGTCGCTTCGCGGTGCCAAGTCCGACGGGCTGCTGGTGCCCCCGGCGGGACGCAGCCGAGGGGTTGAGCGGTTGGCATCGACCGCTGCGGGGGCAGCTCCTTTCGCTTGGGGACGATCACCAGCTGGTGTCGACCATGGTGTCTAGCCGGTAGCGACCGACGTGGCCAGAGGTCCGGTCGACAAGTGGCTTGCGGCTGCGAATCGCTGCGTCGCCAACCCCTCGGCGGATCGAGTAGATACGCGGTCGACGTC from Candidatus Binatia bacterium includes:
- a CDS encoding type II toxin-antitoxin system HicB family antitoxin, which produces MKNFGFVYPAKFERHRRNVLVRFPDLPEALTEGDDDQGALAQARDCLDEAIAGRIRRGDDIPAASPPRRGERMVPVSAPMAAKAALYLALREAKLTKLDLARRLGCDEKEVRRLLDPRHPSKLPRMQEALAQLGKRLVVEMQAA
- a CDS encoding DUF6036 family nucleotidyltransferase, which codes for MPSRVVELLAALRAALEPITPRWYLFGAQAALLHGAARLTADVDVTVDAEGHAAGELIAALQNAGFTLRVADAETFIARTRVIPLVHTASGIPVDVVLAGTGLEDLFLQRAQLRNIQGVSVRVASAEDVVVMKVLAGRAKDLATSTRS